One part of the Neorhodopirellula lusitana genome encodes these proteins:
- a CDS encoding right-handed parallel beta-helix repeat-containing protein, with amino-acid sequence MNRFRRCQITLMILAVTVLFQGSVQAEKTTLFVAPDGNDQWSGRLADPQQNDGPLATLDAARLKVRQLKATNPAVNIEVQIRGGTYPLTETVVFDTRDSGSQDAPVIYKAFPGESPVLTGGIEISNWKKCAKDPAGVAPEAKGKLWVAEIPGAPKQKWNITSLYDDDTLLKRARSNGFKYAEVEKENDFNRQGKKLTSVLEYEGEPVAPFDRSVHFRDEDIKDWPNLSDIELTLKDRPWLVNIIPLERVDTQNRIAHLAVDPTYQTISPNNRYWVENAIDYLDEPGEWVYNSLEGRLYFWPEGDINDMHIVAPFLQEFIRVEGTEDGPFVKHLHFEGLTLTHGLRDSLLEGDRGLQHDWEMHDKGNAVLRFRFAEDCDVASCLIKSSSGTGIRLDLHCQRIKVTRNHLHHLGGGGIVLSGYGPGTKDVNKNNVVHDNYIHDIGELLLHSAAILVAQSGHNEITHNTIRDVPYNGIVVSGCRPHEFYLVHRIPFRRAWVSSIRFEECEPFIKQGLAAQYHNRLDHFLPLLHARENRISKNDISRTLLKLHDGNAIYFSAMGKDNVVERNYLHENRGTAGAIRLDDNPSFTIIRENVITESEQGLGLKGAADVSNNFIFTETFLRGRSLPGWLGGTKKVDPVGNIFMPPASSKSSSGLYLTDSRATERPFYENLPKMEKSIYFTKNGSAPYSPKANLGSDLFTGQRADLNENSVKLVYADPMFDEAAAKQGLYRFRAGSPTEKLGIKPIDLRDVGSSLAERNFNGLDAEVSNELGRQVVFSFTNNTPFDQSGIHASMTVDGITMSTVDIIDIDGITKGSTTSIHAGLNAVGVVSASGKGDGKNFDVGEAWVFQFDENISSLKLEIDGLDEADGFTLSFPDGADEFSAKISGSSTSNGSFVLERKIPAGTPIHLELSAGGIARIKAIKITP; translated from the coding sequence ATGAATCGCTTCCGGAGGTGTCAAATCACCCTGATGATTCTGGCGGTGACTGTTCTATTCCAAGGTTCGGTCCAGGCTGAAAAAACAACGCTGTTTGTAGCTCCAGATGGGAACGACCAGTGGTCGGGACGATTAGCCGATCCTCAACAGAACGATGGACCGTTGGCCACATTGGATGCTGCCCGGTTGAAAGTACGTCAATTGAAAGCGACGAACCCCGCCGTCAACATTGAAGTGCAAATTCGTGGAGGGACCTATCCGTTAACTGAAACCGTTGTCTTTGACACTCGCGATTCGGGGAGCCAAGACGCTCCGGTGATTTACAAAGCGTTTCCCGGCGAATCGCCAGTGTTGACGGGCGGTATCGAAATCAGCAACTGGAAGAAGTGTGCCAAGGATCCTGCAGGTGTTGCTCCGGAAGCAAAAGGCAAGTTGTGGGTTGCTGAAATTCCTGGTGCGCCAAAGCAAAAGTGGAATATCACTTCCCTGTACGACGACGATACCTTGCTGAAACGCGCAAGATCAAATGGCTTTAAATATGCAGAGGTCGAAAAAGAAAACGACTTCAACCGGCAGGGGAAAAAGTTAACGAGCGTATTGGAGTACGAAGGGGAACCCGTAGCGCCGTTTGATCGTTCGGTCCACTTCAGGGACGAAGACATCAAGGACTGGCCCAACCTGTCCGACATCGAACTCACGCTGAAGGATCGTCCGTGGTTGGTCAACATCATTCCTCTTGAACGCGTTGATACCCAAAACAGAATCGCCCATTTGGCAGTGGATCCGACCTATCAGACGATCAGTCCGAACAATCGCTACTGGGTGGAGAACGCGATTGACTACCTCGATGAACCGGGAGAATGGGTCTACAACAGTCTTGAGGGTCGGCTCTATTTCTGGCCGGAGGGCGACATCAATGACATGCACATCGTTGCTCCGTTCCTTCAGGAATTCATCCGGGTTGAAGGCACGGAAGACGGACCTTTCGTGAAGCACCTTCACTTCGAAGGTCTAACCTTGACGCATGGTCTGCGAGATAGTTTGTTGGAGGGTGATCGAGGCCTGCAGCACGACTGGGAAATGCATGACAAAGGAAATGCCGTGCTTCGTTTCCGCTTTGCTGAAGACTGCGATGTCGCATCCTGTCTTATCAAGTCAAGCAGCGGTACAGGCATTCGCTTGGATTTGCACTGCCAGCGAATCAAAGTGACTCGCAACCACCTCCACCATCTCGGCGGGGGAGGAATCGTGCTTAGCGGCTATGGCCCGGGAACGAAAGATGTGAATAAAAACAACGTGGTGCACGACAATTACATTCACGATATCGGTGAGCTTTTGCTGCATTCGGCCGCCATCCTTGTCGCGCAAAGCGGGCACAATGAGATTACCCACAACACGATTCGAGACGTTCCCTACAATGGGATTGTAGTGAGCGGTTGCAGGCCTCATGAGTTTTATCTCGTGCACCGGATTCCGTTTCGGCGTGCATGGGTCTCTTCTATTCGCTTTGAGGAATGTGAACCCTTCATTAAGCAGGGATTGGCCGCTCAATACCACAATCGTCTCGATCACTTTCTTCCGCTACTCCATGCCCGTGAGAACAGGATCAGCAAGAATGATATTTCTCGCACGCTTCTGAAACTGCATGACGGGAATGCGATCTATTTCTCTGCGATGGGCAAAGATAATGTGGTGGAACGCAATTACCTTCATGAAAACCGTGGTACTGCAGGTGCGATTCGCCTGGATGACAACCCGAGCTTTACCATCATCCGGGAGAACGTGATCACGGAGTCGGAACAGGGGTTGGGGCTGAAAGGGGCTGCGGATGTCAGCAATAACTTCATTTTTACTGAAACCTTCCTGCGGGGGCGGTCCTTGCCAGGGTGGCTCGGCGGCACCAAAAAGGTAGACCCAGTAGGGAATATCTTTATGCCACCGGCTTCGTCGAAATCGAGTAGCGGCCTTTATTTAACAGACAGTCGTGCAACGGAACGGCCCTTCTATGAAAATCTCCCGAAGATGGAAAAGTCCATTTACTTTACGAAGAACGGCAGTGCGCCGTACTCGCCCAAAGCGAATCTGGGAAGCGACCTGTTTACTGGTCAACGTGCGGACCTAAACGAAAATTCGGTCAAACTTGTGTATGCAGATCCGATGTTTGACGAAGCCGCGGCCAAGCAAGGTTTGTATCGCTTTCGAGCGGGATCCCCCACCGAGAAACTCGGCATCAAACCCATCGATCTTCGGGATGTAGGCTCTTCGTTGGCAGAGCGAAATTTCAATGGCCTCGATGCCGAAGTTTCTAACGAACTTGGGCGGCAGGTTGTATTCAGTTTTACGAATAACACTCCATTCGATCAGTCGGGAATACATGCCTCTATGACAGTCGACGGTATCACGATGAGCACGGTGGATATCATTGATATTGATGGGATCACGAAAGGAAGCACGACAAGCATTCACGCGGGGCTGAACGCCGTGGGTGTCGTCTCCGCCAGCGGAAAGGGTGACGGCAAGAATTTTGATGTTGGGGAGGCCTGGGTGTTTCAATTCGATGAGAACATCAGCTCCTTAAAATTGGAGATCGACGGCCTCGATGAGGCGGATGGCTTCACGCTCTCTTTCCCCGATGGAGCTGATGAGTTTTCGGCGAAAATTTCTGGAAGTAGTACCAGCAACGGATCGTTTGTATTGGAGCGAAAGATCCCTGCGGGCACTCCTATCCATCTTGAGTTATCCGCAGGCGGTATTGCTCGGATAAAAGCCATCAAGATCACTCCCTAG
- a CDS encoding sulfatase family protein, translating to MQNCTERYTNSRLLVAMLVIPLGLLAALSGNAVAGDPADSRPNILLITTDQQFADAMSCAGSELLKTPAMDELAKQGVRFTNAYVNLPVCLPERYSMYTGRLPCTRRLADANNKPTVSLGNQAKLAGYRTAYFGKWHIQDQTFSTKDRKHHGFDVYGSGRDATITENAVGYLGQTNDTPFLLVASYYNPHDICEWGRKKAGVTDKKAANMRNGDVSISPSLEACPPLPDNYEISADEAEAVMRRRDITDRKGPNAQKMAMAFDRNQWRQYRWAYNRLVEMVDSEIGQVLAALKANGLDDNTIVIFTSDHGDGCGAHRWHQKSILYEESCRVPFIIRWPGQSRVHEIDERLISVGIDLMPTISEIAGTPMPDGPYFGLSALPFVRDQDSSAPTHRYVVTEAEVNDDVTYQGRSIRTPNFKYHRWSDGANREQLFDMISDPGETKNLAQEPEFAGVLQTHRKMLADWIKRTDDTYTDSKAVAQANEK from the coding sequence ATGCAAAACTGTACCGAACGCTACACCAACTCACGGTTGCTGGTGGCAATGCTGGTGATTCCCTTGGGTCTACTAGCGGCCTTGTCAGGTAACGCGGTCGCTGGCGATCCTGCCGATTCTCGCCCCAATATTTTGTTGATCACGACCGATCAACAATTTGCGGATGCAATGAGTTGCGCCGGATCGGAGCTACTGAAGACTCCCGCAATGGACGAACTCGCAAAGCAGGGAGTGCGTTTCACCAACGCCTATGTCAATCTTCCCGTTTGTCTTCCTGAACGCTATTCGATGTACACCGGACGGCTGCCCTGCACCCGACGACTGGCGGACGCCAACAACAAGCCGACCGTTTCACTGGGCAATCAGGCCAAACTGGCCGGATACCGAACCGCTTACTTTGGCAAATGGCACATTCAGGACCAGACGTTTTCGACCAAGGATCGAAAACACCATGGGTTTGACGTTTATGGATCAGGTCGTGATGCAACAATCACCGAGAACGCGGTTGGCTACCTTGGCCAAACCAATGATACGCCGTTTTTGCTAGTAGCGTCGTACTACAATCCCCACGACATTTGCGAATGGGGACGTAAGAAAGCGGGAGTGACAGACAAGAAGGCAGCCAATATGCGAAACGGCGATGTCTCGATTTCGCCGTCGCTCGAAGCTTGCCCACCGTTGCCTGACAACTACGAGATCAGCGCCGACGAAGCCGAAGCGGTGATGCGGCGACGTGATATCACGGACAGAAAAGGCCCTAACGCTCAAAAAATGGCGATGGCATTCGATCGCAATCAATGGCGACAATATCGCTGGGCGTACAACCGGCTGGTCGAAATGGTCGACAGTGAAATCGGTCAGGTTCTCGCCGCGCTCAAAGCAAATGGACTGGATGACAATACCATCGTGATCTTCACGAGTGACCATGGGGATGGATGCGGCGCCCACCGTTGGCACCAGAAGTCGATTCTGTACGAAGAGTCTTGCCGCGTCCCGTTCATCATTCGCTGGCCCGGACAGTCAAGAGTCCATGAAATCGACGAACGACTTATCTCGGTAGGGATCGATCTGATGCCGACGATTTCTGAAATCGCTGGCACGCCCATGCCGGACGGACCGTATTTCGGCCTCAGCGCACTCCCCTTTGTTCGGGACCAAGATTCGTCCGCGCCAACTCACCGTTATGTCGTCACCGAAGCTGAAGTCAACGATGACGTGACTTACCAAGGCCGATCGATTCGCACGCCCAATTTCAAATATCATCGCTGGAGTGACGGAGCGAATCGAGAACAACTGTTCGACATGATCAGTGACCCTGGTGAGACAAAAAACTTGGCTCAAGAGCCGGAGTTCGCTGGGGTGCTGCAAACCCATCGCAAAATGCTGGCCGACTGGATTAAGCGGACAGATGATACCTACACGGATTCAAAAGCGGTCGCCCAAGCGAACGAAAAATAG
- a CDS encoding rhomboid family intramembrane serine protease has protein sequence MIPPSLIPVAAILAAMWLVYLVDFLLPISMVSFGLVPRTFQGILGIPAMTFLHGGMKHLLGNTVPLAILLSLTIVTRDRPWPSIISIVLGGGALLWLFGRSANHVGASLLIFGLITFLITVGIREKQFVSIAIALAVGFFFGGSLLWGVIPMPGSSVSWDGHLCGAIAGVVVGLNATDYSFG, from the coding sequence TTGATCCCACCATCGCTGATTCCCGTCGCAGCCATCCTTGCTGCCATGTGGTTAGTCTACCTCGTTGACTTTTTGCTGCCGATCTCGATGGTGTCGTTTGGGTTGGTTCCGCGTACGTTCCAGGGCATCTTGGGCATCCCTGCGATGACCTTCTTGCACGGCGGCATGAAGCATTTGCTGGGCAATACGGTTCCGCTGGCGATCCTTTTGTCGCTAACGATCGTGACCCGAGACCGGCCTTGGCCGTCGATTATCTCGATCGTGTTGGGCGGTGGGGCCTTGCTGTGGTTGTTCGGAAGATCGGCCAATCATGTTGGTGCCAGTCTGTTGATCTTCGGCTTGATCACCTTCTTGATAACGGTCGGCATCCGAGAGAAGCAGTTCGTGTCGATTGCCATCGCGCTGGCGGTCGGCTTCTTCTTCGGCGGAAGCCTGCTATGGGGCGTAATCCCGATGCCAGGAAGTTCGGTGTCGTGGGACGGGCACCTGTGCGGCGCGATCGCGGGGGTGGTCGTCGGACTGAACGCGACCGATTACTCCTTCGGTTAG